One stretch of Poecilia reticulata strain Guanapo linkage group LG21, Guppy_female_1.0+MT, whole genome shotgun sequence DNA includes these proteins:
- the pak5 gene encoding serine/threonine-protein kinase PAK 5 isoform X3, giving the protein MKTEEAAVLKRRVHRQLQTIVRGNRPPKDASINGLLEEFDNISVTRSNSLRKESPPGVQQAGISSKPLGSGHLAALEENGFNHYYSRYSCDLDTSSRDFSLEAGKPSFSIDGDWAVGRHYRFTKQNGHSHPIRSPFYPDAMPQKSDYGKLPPDYHTYLESKGRSADEVASTVGSGVGSSGYYRASVGGSSSQDYRDTSVGTPSRASLHSEQINYPDSEWSYGGLRDEYDKRPKSSYVTQTSPTPAIRQRSRSGSGLQEQNVPYATSGTLRNPPQAHPYSSYTYPRLSESLANSQTIGKGDYERSSRDESPQVAGGDTYLRGPLKLPQSHTKPPGYPPAHLPYPPMFHHYKPSPYHHPPSQPSPPYTPQGAYSQPSSPYIPPGAYPPPSWGSSSDTQPSRVSHEQFRAALQLVVNPGDPREYLDNFIKIGEGSTGIVCIASEKHSGKQVAVKKMDLRKQQRRELLFNEVVIMRDYHHENVVDMYNSYLVGDELWVVMEFLEGGALTDIVTHTRMNEEQIATVCLSVLRALSYLHTQGVIHRDIKSDSILLTSDGRIKLSDFGFCAQVSKEVPKRKSLVGTPYWMAPEVISRIPYGTEVDIWSLGIMVIEMVDGEPPYFNEPPLQAMRRIRDNLPPRLKESHKVSSVLRSFLDMMLVREPSQRATAQELIQHPFLKLSGPPSCIVPLMRHYRHR; this is encoded by the exons ACCATTGTTCGAGGGAACCGGCCACCCAAAGATGCATCTATTAACGGCCTGCTAGAGGAGTTTGACAACATTTCAGTGACACGCTCCAACTCCCTGCGCAAAGAGAGCCCACCGGGCGTCCAGCAGGCTGGAATCAGCTCCAAACCTCTAGGCAGCGGACATCTCGCTGCTCTAGAGGAGAATGGATTCAACCACTACTACTCCCGCTACTCGTGCGATCTGGATACCTCCAGCAGGGACTTTTCCCTGGAAGCCGGCAAGCCAAGCTTCTCCATAGATGGAGACTGGGCTGTTGGGAGGCATTACCGGTTCACCAAGCAGAATGGCCATTCCCACCCCATCCGCAGCCCCTTCTACCCCGACGCCATGCCTCAAAAATCTGACTATGGGAAGCTCCCGCCAGACTACCACACCTATTTGGAGAGCAAAGGGCGCTCGGCCGATGAGGTGGCCTCCACGGTCGGTAGCGGAGTGGGCTCCAGCGGCTACTACCGAGCGTCAGTTGGGGGCTCGTCCAGTCAGGACTACCGGGACACTTCAGTCGGCACGCCTTCCCGGGCCTCTCTCCACAGCGAGCAGATCAACTACCCGGACAGCGAGTGGAGCTACGGCGGCTTGAGGGACGAATATGACAAGAGACCTAAGAGCTCCTACGTGACCCAGACGAGCCCGACACCAGCTATTAGGCAGCGATCTAGGTCAGGGTCCGGGTTGCAGGAGCAAAATGTTCCCTATGCCACCAGCGGGACTTTGAGGAACCCTCCTCAGGCCCACCCGTACAGCTCCTACACCTACCCTCGTCTCTCCGAGAGTCTTGCCAACTCACAAACGATAGGCAAG GGTGATTATGAGCGTTCATCGCGTGACGAAAGTCCCCAAGTTGCAGGTGGCGACACCTACCTTCGAGGGCCTCTCAAGCTACCTCAGAGCCACACCAAACCGCCCGGCTACCCACCAGCACACCTTCCTTACCCCCCCATGTTTCACCATTACAAGCCCTCTCCGTACCATCATCCCCCCTCCCAGCCCAGCCCACCGTACACCCCGCAG GGGGCCTACTCGCAGCCTTCATCCCCTTACATACCCCCAGGGGCTTATCCTCCTCCTTCGTGGGGGTCAAGCTCCGACACGCAGCCTTCCAGAGTCTCCCATGAGCAGTTCAGAGCTGCACTCCAGCTGGTGGTCAACCCAG GCGACCCTCGGGAATACCTGGACAACTTCATCAAGATTGGCGAGGGCTCCACGGGGATCGTGTGCATCGCCAGCGAGAAGCACAGCGGCAAGCAGGTGGCGGTCAAGAAGATGGACctcagaaaacagcagaggagAGAGCTGCTCTTTAATGAG GTGGTGATCATGAGGGACTATCATCATGAAAACGTCGTGGACATGTACAACAGTTACCTGGTGGGAGACGAGCTGTGGGTCGTCATGGAGTTCCTGGAGGGCGGGGCGCTCACCGACATTGTGACTCACACCAG GATGAACGAGGAGCAGATTGCGACGGTGTGTCTGTCGGTGCTGAGAGCTCTGTCCTACCTGCACACACAGGGCGTCATTCATCGAGACATAAAGAGCGACTCCATCCTACTGACCAGCGACGGCAGG ATCAAGCTGTCAGACTTCGGCTTTTGTGCCCAAGTTTCCAAAGAGGTGCCGAAGAGGAAATCTCTTGTGGGCACTCCCTACTGGATGGCACCGGAGGTCATCTCAAGAATACCTTACGGGACTGAG GTGGACATCTGGTCTTTAGGCATTATGGTGATCGAGATGGTAGACGGAGAACCCCCTTACTTTAACGAGCCCCCTCTGCAGGCCATGAGGAGGATACGAGACAACCTTCCCCCACGGCTAAAGGAATCCCACAAG GTATCGTCGGTGCTGCGGTCCTTCCTGGACATGATGCTGGTGAGGGAGCCGTCGCAGAGAGCCACTGCCCAGGAGCTCATCCAGCACCCGTTCCTCAAGTTGTCCGGACCGCCGTCCTGCATCGTTCCCCTCATGAGACACTACCGCCATCGTTGA
- the pak5 gene encoding serine/threonine-protein kinase PAK 5 isoform X2, whose translation MFGKKKKRLEISAPSNFEHRVHTGFDPREQKFTGLPQQWQSLLADTANRPKPMVDPSYITPIQLAPMKTIVRGNRPPKDASINGLLEEFDNISVTRSNSLRKESPPGVQQAGISSKPLGSGHLAALEENGFNHYYSRYSCDLDTSSRDFSLEAGKPSFSIDGDWAVGRHYRFTKQNGHSHPIRSPFYPDAMPQKSDYGKLPPDYHTYLESKGRSADEVASTVGSGVGSSGYYRASVGGSSSQDYRDTSVGTPSRASLHSEQINYPDSEWSYGGLRDEYDKRPKSSYVTQTSPTPAIRQRSRSGSGLQEQNVPYATSGTLRNPPQAHPYSSYTYPRLSESLANSQTIGKGDYERSSRDESPQVAGGDTYLRGPLKLPQSHTKPPGYPPAHLPYPPMFHHYKPSPYHHPPSQPSPPYTPQGAYSQPSSPYIPPGAYPPPSWGSSSDTQPSRVSHEQFRAALQLVVNPGDPREYLDNFIKIGEGSTGIVCIASEKHSGKQVAVKKMDLRKQQRRELLFNEVVIMRDYHHENVVDMYNSYLVGDELWVVMEFLEGGALTDIVTHTRMNEEQIATVCLSVLRALSYLHTQGVIHRDIKSDSILLTSDGRIKLSDFGFCAQVSKEVPKRKSLVGTPYWMAPEVISRIPYGTEVDIWSLGIMVIEMVDGEPPYFNEPPLQAMRRIRDNLPPRLKESHKVSSVLRSFLDMMLVREPSQRATAQELIQHPFLKLSGPPSCIVPLMRHYRHR comes from the exons ACCATTGTTCGAGGGAACCGGCCACCCAAAGATGCATCTATTAACGGCCTGCTAGAGGAGTTTGACAACATTTCAGTGACACGCTCCAACTCCCTGCGCAAAGAGAGCCCACCGGGCGTCCAGCAGGCTGGAATCAGCTCCAAACCTCTAGGCAGCGGACATCTCGCTGCTCTAGAGGAGAATGGATTCAACCACTACTACTCCCGCTACTCGTGCGATCTGGATACCTCCAGCAGGGACTTTTCCCTGGAAGCCGGCAAGCCAAGCTTCTCCATAGATGGAGACTGGGCTGTTGGGAGGCATTACCGGTTCACCAAGCAGAATGGCCATTCCCACCCCATCCGCAGCCCCTTCTACCCCGACGCCATGCCTCAAAAATCTGACTATGGGAAGCTCCCGCCAGACTACCACACCTATTTGGAGAGCAAAGGGCGCTCGGCCGATGAGGTGGCCTCCACGGTCGGTAGCGGAGTGGGCTCCAGCGGCTACTACCGAGCGTCAGTTGGGGGCTCGTCCAGTCAGGACTACCGGGACACTTCAGTCGGCACGCCTTCCCGGGCCTCTCTCCACAGCGAGCAGATCAACTACCCGGACAGCGAGTGGAGCTACGGCGGCTTGAGGGACGAATATGACAAGAGACCTAAGAGCTCCTACGTGACCCAGACGAGCCCGACACCAGCTATTAGGCAGCGATCTAGGTCAGGGTCCGGGTTGCAGGAGCAAAATGTTCCCTATGCCACCAGCGGGACTTTGAGGAACCCTCCTCAGGCCCACCCGTACAGCTCCTACACCTACCCTCGTCTCTCCGAGAGTCTTGCCAACTCACAAACGATAGGCAAG GGTGATTATGAGCGTTCATCGCGTGACGAAAGTCCCCAAGTTGCAGGTGGCGACACCTACCTTCGAGGGCCTCTCAAGCTACCTCAGAGCCACACCAAACCGCCCGGCTACCCACCAGCACACCTTCCTTACCCCCCCATGTTTCACCATTACAAGCCCTCTCCGTACCATCATCCCCCCTCCCAGCCCAGCCCACCGTACACCCCGCAG GGGGCCTACTCGCAGCCTTCATCCCCTTACATACCCCCAGGGGCTTATCCTCCTCCTTCGTGGGGGTCAAGCTCCGACACGCAGCCTTCCAGAGTCTCCCATGAGCAGTTCAGAGCTGCACTCCAGCTGGTGGTCAACCCAG GCGACCCTCGGGAATACCTGGACAACTTCATCAAGATTGGCGAGGGCTCCACGGGGATCGTGTGCATCGCCAGCGAGAAGCACAGCGGCAAGCAGGTGGCGGTCAAGAAGATGGACctcagaaaacagcagaggagAGAGCTGCTCTTTAATGAG GTGGTGATCATGAGGGACTATCATCATGAAAACGTCGTGGACATGTACAACAGTTACCTGGTGGGAGACGAGCTGTGGGTCGTCATGGAGTTCCTGGAGGGCGGGGCGCTCACCGACATTGTGACTCACACCAG GATGAACGAGGAGCAGATTGCGACGGTGTGTCTGTCGGTGCTGAGAGCTCTGTCCTACCTGCACACACAGGGCGTCATTCATCGAGACATAAAGAGCGACTCCATCCTACTGACCAGCGACGGCAGG ATCAAGCTGTCAGACTTCGGCTTTTGTGCCCAAGTTTCCAAAGAGGTGCCGAAGAGGAAATCTCTTGTGGGCACTCCCTACTGGATGGCACCGGAGGTCATCTCAAGAATACCTTACGGGACTGAG GTGGACATCTGGTCTTTAGGCATTATGGTGATCGAGATGGTAGACGGAGAACCCCCTTACTTTAACGAGCCCCCTCTGCAGGCCATGAGGAGGATACGAGACAACCTTCCCCCACGGCTAAAGGAATCCCACAAG GTATCGTCGGTGCTGCGGTCCTTCCTGGACATGATGCTGGTGAGGGAGCCGTCGCAGAGAGCCACTGCCCAGGAGCTCATCCAGCACCCGTTCCTCAAGTTGTCCGGACCGCCGTCCTGCATCGTTCCCCTCATGAGACACTACCGCCATCGTTGA